The genomic interval AAAGGATTGTTAGCGAGCACAGAGGTGCCACTCGGTACCCTTTAAAGGCATTTCAATTAGCAAGTGCTATAAATTGTGcattttgggtttatttatttcttctactttttgaaagtttttttttgcaccccTAGCTAACTGAAAAATGACAACTTGAAAGAAGAAATATAATATTCTACAGATATTTTAAGTACttttggaagtttttttttagcaaacagcactgtaacacacacacaagcagaaatTTAGACACATAATTCCCTTTACTCTGTGTacaaatgtgtttataaaaataagcaCTCGGGAGGGAAGAAAACTATAAATTCATGTCTcttgctataaaaaaaaaaccctttatatTATGTAATGACAAATGCCTACTCATGTCCTGTGGTAATAAGCCGCACTAACGTGAGTACTTGCGAATGCAGCATGTCTTAAACAATATGGGTCAGTTGTTTGACCGAGTTTGACAGATGAATACTGCTTGATGGAGGTTCTAAAATGGATCAGTTGTCGTGATTTTCCAATGGAGTGGTTAAGCAAAGTGCTGCTGTTGAAAGGATTAAATGGGGAGTTGGTCAGTGCTTTTGTATACAGTGAAAGAGGCATTGCAGAGAAATTCTGGGGGGTTCAGGGAAAAGACCCTTTTCTAAGGCTCCTATCATCTCGATTTTCCAAAATTTTAGAGGAGAGAAACATAAAAGAACCAGCAATAAACTTAGAACACAACTTTGTCATCCCTTTGAGTTCAGCACCTCCTGAACAAGCCTGTACTCTTAGAATAAGACTGTAACACATATAAATGAGTCTAACAGGAAGATATTATGCAacataaatatatgtacaaaCGATTTGTGCATGcataggtgtgtgagtgtggacaTCAGGGTGACTGTTTGCCCAGCTGTTTATAAATATCATTTTACAATAATTTGTTCCATCAATGAACGTTTACAGAGTGACAAGTCCTTAAAAATCCCCGTTCAAGCGCATCCACACTCCTCTACGATCATGTTGGGTACATCACGCTTGACAATGTTGTACTCATCATCAAAGTACAGCATGGACATGGTGCTGAGTTTGGTGGGGATACAGCAGGAGTTCATGGAGCCTGGACTCATCCCCCTCATGCGGTACTGGTTCACTACAGCGGTGTGAAATGATGATGCTGATCCTGGAACTCCAGCCATGTATGCCGGGCAGCTTCCCTCACAGTAGTTGCCAAAGTAGCCTGATGGAGCGATGATCCAGTCGTTCCAGCCGATGAGGCGGAAGTCAATGTAGAACTGTTGGCGGCAGCACAGGCCGCTGGTACCGTCACACTCCAAGCCGCGTTTGCGGATGCGGTGCTTGCTGTCTGTTGCACGTGCCTGCACCACCAAGAAAGGTCGGTGTGACTCATCACCTGAGTTCACCAATACAGGCAGAACACCTGCCACCTCGCAGCCTTCGCACCGAACATCCAGGTTCTGCCTTCGTGTACCTTTGGAGAACACAAGTTGCACAGCATCAGTAAGAGGGAACGTGTGCCAGCCACTGCGTTTCAGCTCCACCCGCTTCTCCACCAGGTTCCACTTGCTGCCTAGGCCTGGTTCTTGGTAGTATACTTTAACCATGACCTTCCTTCGAGTGCCCTTCTCCAACAAACTAGGCAGAAGTTTAAAGTACAGCCACAGGTTTGCCTGAGACACATAGAGGTTCTGGTTGCCTTCATTGGAGATGATGAAGAAAAGGCTAGACTTCGAAGACAGCAAATCGTCTAAGAGACGGGAAAGAAACGAGGAAAGGTTAGGTTATTGAAATATCATCAAGCATAGCTGAAACAGCAGGTGCACACTCTGTGTAGCCAGTAGAAGTATTTCAGTTGAAAAACCTGATGCCGTGTCACTATAACAGCCAGGCCTGGACAGAAGGCTAAGGACATTAACATGCTGAGAGGGCAGTAGATCGCCATGAATAGGCTCCCTAACTGGGAACACTTCAACCTAAAGTGATCAAATGGTGTTAGTGTTTCACATTAAACGACAATGTGGGTGGGAGGAGTTGTCAGAGTCTGTTCCTCTGCCAcgtctccctctt from Tachysurus vachellii isolate PV-2020 chromosome 1, HZAU_Pvac_v1, whole genome shotgun sequence carries:
- the LOC132856133 gene encoding inhibin beta B chain-like: MRSFLVKVLCLLACALSAHCTPAPETEAHTTASRDSCASCGLTQPADSGRMDEEFVEAVKRHILTRLQMRERPNITQPIPKAAMVTALRKLHAGKVREDGRVEIPEVDGHASHANDVEEETSEIISFAETDDLLSSKSSLFFIISNEGNQNLYVSQANLWLYFKLLPSLLEKGTRRKVMVKVYYQEPGLGSKWNLVEKRVELKRSGWHTFPLTDAVQLVFSKGTRRQNLDVRCEGCEVAGVLPVLVNSGDESHRPFLVVQARATDSKHRIRKRGLECDGTSGLCCRQQFYIDFRLIGWNDWIIAPSGYFGNYCEGSCPAYMAGVPGSASSFHTAVVNQYRMRGMSPGSMNSCCIPTKLSTMSMLYFDDEYNIVKRDVPNMIVEECGCA